One genomic window of Lytechinus variegatus isolate NC3 chromosome 1, Lvar_3.0, whole genome shotgun sequence includes the following:
- the LOC121425936 gene encoding ribosomal biogenesis protein LAS1L-like, whose translation MRDCREKRTTTKMPKKYTFIPWRTKDEFERIYHKLFQGDPGEKKTAIDRISSWNSRYKKLPVAIICTKDLVELQLGMPAQQNGDTSTFIMACTLAITRFVNLMTEEQQKFGRGMPVHEVAMTIGLPKWIVDIRHQGTHGHMPKRDILESALRFSLDWLKENFWEAQIKEMCADRIVQEGDFDFQTREKIKEILSDYMDCMGSSSTLVNGRPHHREREILQKLNKPLRNHPSKKFLAYLLTQDGYLVPTPEQERALGISDGVTSPQDDNLPGSLVALWKPLLDFTVSCGLEHLIMESIIILLSRFTSENPEEAKSGPIVRYLLGWAKHLIKRNGITQRSESTARESPPRKKHKRDASEWSKTLKKCIEKPNKHSMELLPSLLECQDPRLEKSAEEKLIKLAETIVHGPNGMSLSTNGLPSLSDMEAMIDSKARQKWKENPMLGILSDGKKGAQNRTVIDSAQPWHLSDDLVDWSHTPLGVLPWQPDDPDFFQLGTPTSKHSSNS comes from the exons ATGCGCGACTGCCGAGAGAAAAGGACAACCACAAAAATGCCTAAGAAATACACTTTCATACCATGGAGAACTAAAGATGAGTTTGAAAGGATTTATCACAAATTATTTCAAGGAGATCctggagagaaaaagacagcTATTGATAGGATATCTTCATGGAATTCAAG GTACAAGAAGTTACCAGTAGCCATAATATGTACAAAAGACCTTGTAGAACTCCAACTAGGAATGCCTGCACAGCAAAATGGAGACACAAGCACATTTATAATGGCATGCACACTTGCCATTACAAG gtTTGTCAATCTGATGACTGAGGAACAGCAGAAATTTGGAAGAGGTATGCCTGTTCATGAGGTTGCCATGACA ATTGGCCTTCCTAAGTGGATTGTTGACATCCGTCATCAAGGAACTCATGGACACATGCCTAAACGTGACATCTTGGAGAGTGCTCTAAGATTCAGTCTAGATTGGTTGAAGGAAAACTTCTGGGAGGCACAGATCAAGGAGATGTGTGCAGATAGGATCGTTCAAGAAGGGGACTTTGACTTCCAGACTAGAG AAAAGATCAAAGAAATTTTGAGTGACTACATGGATTGCATGGGGAGTTCAAGCACT CTTGTAAATGGTCGTCCACATCACAGGGAAAGAGAGATCTTGCAGAAGCTTAACAAGCCACTGAGAAATCATCCTTCCAA GAAGTTCCTTGCCTATCTTCTCACCCAAGATGGATACTTGGTACCAACTCCTGAACAAGAAAGAGCTCTTGGCATCAGCGATG GAGTGACTTCCCCGCAGGATGACAACCTCCCTGGATCTCTTGTGGCATTGTGGAAACCACTCCTTGACTTCACCGTGTCATGTGGTCTAGAGCATCTTATCATGGAATCCATCATCATCCTGCTTTCTCGCTTCACCTCCGAAAATCCTGAAGAAGCCAAGTCAGGACCAATCGTGAGATACCTCCTGGGTTGGGCCAAGCACCTAATCAAGAGAAACGGCATCACTCAAAGATCAG AGTCTACCGCTAGAGAGAGCCCTCCCCGGAAGAAACATAAACGGGATGCCTCCGAGTGGAGCAAGACGTTGAAGAAATGCATAGAAAAACCAAACAAGCATTCCATGGAACTCTTGCCGAG cCTTCTAGAGTGTCAGGATCCTCGTCTTGAAAAGTCTGCAGAGGAAAAATTGATAAAGCTTGCCGAGACCATAGTCCACGGACCAAATGGAATGTCTCTTTCAACTAATGGCCTGCCCTCTCTCAGTGACATGGAGGCAATGATTGACTCCAAGGCCAGACAGAAATGGAAGGAGAATCCAATGTTAGGTATTCTCTCTGACGGGAAGAAAGGTGCTCAGAATAGGACAGTCATAGATTCAGCACAGCCATGGCATCTCAGCGATG ACCTTGTTGATTGGAGCCACACCCCTCTTGGTGTGTTACCTTGGCAACCGGATGATCCAGACTTCTTCCAGCTTGGGACTCCGACATCAAAGCACTCTTCCAATTCTTAG